In Cololabis saira isolate AMF1-May2022 chromosome 1, fColSai1.1, whole genome shotgun sequence, the following proteins share a genomic window:
- the LOC133453011 gene encoding E3 ubiquitin-protein ligase TRIM21-like encodes MSAGSNLRSADQFLCSICLDVFTDPVSTPCGHNFCKSCMNHFWDDNVLYKCPICQKMFSTRPDLEVNTLLREMVSEFRREAQQKSSSSSSEQQAAEPGEVPCDVCTGTRLKALKSCLVCLLSYCETHLEPHLTASRLKRHQLVEPVENLEDRICTKHDKPLELFCKTDQTCVCALCSVLDHKTHEFVPLREEYEGKKADLEKTEAETQQMIQKRRLKIQEIKESLKISNDAADREKAEGVQVFTDLKESVERRLKEFMKEMEDKQKTAEKQAEDFIKDLEQEICELKKRSSEVEQLSRSEDHLHLLQRFSSLKDAPPTKNWTEVRVHPPSYEGTVVRAVDQLEKNLREKMKKLLAEVELRRIQQFEADVTLDPDTANPWLVLSDDRKQVYDGDVKKNRPDNPERFCTCPCVLGKQSFSSGRFYFEVQVKGKTEWDVGVARESANRKGQITLSPQDGSWTVCLRNVNEYKALTNLVVRLHLSSPPEKLGVFVDYEEGLVSFHDVDAAALIYSFTGCSFREKLHPYFGPCPNDGGKNSAPLIICPVNRTV; translated from the coding sequence ATGTCTGCTGGCAGCAACCTGAGATCTGCAGATCAGTTCCTGTGCTCCATCTGTCTGGATGTGTTCACTGATCCAGTCAGCACACCATGTGGACACAACTTCTGTAAATCCTGCATGAATCATTTCTGGGATGATAATGTTCTCTACAAGTGTCCCATCTGTCAAAAGATGTTCAGTACAAGACCTGACCTGGAAGTCAACACCTTATTGAGAGAGATGGTTTCTGAGTTCAGACGTGAAGCTCAACAgaaatccagcagcagcagctcagagcaACAAGCTGCAGAACCAGGAGAAGTTCCCTGTGACGTCTGCACTGGAACCAGACTGAAGGCCCTGAAGTCCTGCCTGGTGTGTCTGCTGTCCTACTGTGAGACTCACCTGGAGCCTCATCTGACAGCTTCACGTCTGAAAAGACATCAGCTGGTGGAGCctgtggagaacctggaggacaggatttgtacgaagcaCGATAAACCTCTGGAGCTGTTCTGTAAGACCGACCAGACATGTGTCTGCGCTCTCTGCTCTGTTTTAGACCACAAGACTCATGAGTTTGTTCCTCTGAGAGAAGaatatgaaggaaagaaggcagaTCTGGAGAAGACAGAGGCTGAGACtcagcagatgatccagaagagACGACTGAAGATTCAGGAGATCAAAGAGTCTCTGAAGATCAGTAACGATGctgcagacagagagaaagCAGAAGGTGTTCAGGTCTTCACTGATCTGAAGGAGTCTGTTGAGAGACGTCTGAAGGAGTTCATGAAGGAGatggaagacaaacagaaaactgcagagaaacaGGCTGAAGACTTCATCAAAGatctggaacaggaaatctGTGAGCTGAAGAAGAGGAGCTCTGAGGTGGAGCAGCTCTCACGCTCTGAAGatcacctccacctcctccaaagATTCTCATCCCTGAAAGATGCTCCACCCACCAAGAACTGGACAGAGGTCAGAGTCCATCCACCTTCATATGAGGGGACTGTGGTGAGAGCTGTGGACCAGCTGGAGAAGAACCTCAGAGAAAAGATGAAGAAGCTGCTCGCTGAAGTTGAGCTAAGGAGGATCCAGCAGTTTGAAGCTGATGTGACTCTTGATCCTGATACAGCAAATCCCTGGCTCGTCCTGTCTGATGATCGAAAACAAGTGTATGATGGTGATGTGAAGAAGAATCGTCCAGATAATCCAGAGAGATTCTGtacatgtccttgtgttttaggAAAACAGAGTTTCTCTTCAGGCAGATTTTACTTTGAGGTTCAGGTTAAAGGAAAGACTGAATGGGATGTAGGAGTGGCCAGAGAGTCGGCCAACAGGAAGGGACAAATAACACTGAGTCCTCAGGATGGTTCCTGGACTGTTTGTCTGAGAAATGTAAATGAGTACAAAGCTCTTACAAATCTTGTAGTCCGTCTCCATCTCAGTTCTCCTCCTGAGAAGTTGGGGGTGTTTGTGGATTATGAGGAGGGTCTGGTCTCCTTTCATGATGTAGATGCTGCAGCACTTATCTACTCCTTTActggctgctccttcagggagaAACTCCACCCGTACTTCGGTCCCTGTCCCAATGATGGAGGTAAAAACTCTGCTCCTCTGATCATCTGTCCTGTCAATAGAACTGTCTGA